GATCGGCGCCCACGACATGGAGTTCGTGACCGAGGACCAGCCGATCAGCACGGGCAGGCAGCCGGCGATGCCGCCCCACACGATGTTCTGCGAGGTACGGCGCTTGAGGATCATCGTGTAGACGACGACGTAGAAGAGGAGCGCGCCGAGGGAGAGCCAGGCGCTCAGCCAGTTCACGGTGAGGCCGAAGAGCAGCGTCGAGGTGATCGCCAGGGTGATGCCGAAGGCGAGGCACTCGCGCGGGCTGACCATGCCGGTGACCAGCGGGCGCTGCGAGGTGCGGTCCATCAGCGCGTCGATGTCGCGGTCGATGTACATGTTGAGCGCGTTGGCGCCGCCCGCGGACATGTAACCGCCGACGCAGGTCAGCAGCACCAGCGTCAGGTCGGGCACGCCCTGCTGCGCCAGGAACATCACCGGGACGGTGGTGATCAGGAGCAGCTCGATGATCCGCGGCTTGGTGAGAGCCACGAACGCCATCACACGGGCCCCGAACGGCCGGTGGGCCGGGCTCTGGTCCGTCCCGAGCATCCCCGCTGGACGGGATTCAACGGCCGTCACGCACACCCCTACAGAGACATCCCAGCGAGCCTCAGCCGTGTGAAGTCCCGGTAAAGGCTCGCGCGTACCACGCCACTTTAGACGTTGCCCAGAGTCGGACATCCGCGGGGGTCCGGTCGTGTTGGGGGGCGGCTCCCGAAGGGCACGCGGAAGCTCGATTGAGCACCCGGATGAGCGGCTCCGTATTCACCTGTCGAATGCGGTACGGCCCAGTCAGGAGGCGGATCGGGATCGGCCCCGGCACTCTGGAGTGACTCGAAAGAACGCACGTCCCACGGGGGTAGGCTCGACTGCGGCCGGTGGGCGCCCCGATACACCGGCATCCGACATGTGGAGAGGAGCCCTGACCCAGGGTGAGCACCAAGCCGACCACCACAGACCTCGAGTGGACCGAGTTGGACCAGCGGGCCGTCGACACCGCGCGTGTCCTGGCCGCCGATGCCGTACAGAAGGTCGGTAACGGCCATCCGGGTACGGCGATGAGCCTGGCGCCTGCCGCCTACACCCTCTTCCAGAAGGTGA
This genomic stretch from Streptomyces sp. Go-475 harbors:
- a CDS encoding heme o synthase → MLGTDQSPAHRPFGARVMAFVALTKPRIIELLLITTVPVMFLAQQGVPDLTLVLLTCVGGYMSAGGANALNMYIDRDIDALMDRTSQRPLVTGMVSPRECLAFGITLAITSTLLFGLTVNWLSAWLSLGALLFYVVVYTMILKRRTSQNIVWGGIAGCLPVLIGWSSVTNSMSWAPIILFLVMFFWTPPHYWPLSMKVKEDYARVGVPMLPVVASNKVVAKQIVIYSWVMVAVSLLLTPLGYTGWFYTSVALLAGGFWLWEAHGLQNRAKAEVTGAKLKEMRLFHWSITYVSLLFVAVAVDPFLR